The genomic interval TCGTGAGCAGCACCCCCGGCGAAGGCACGCGCGTGCGCGCGTCCATTCCCGTGCCACCTGAGGCACAGGCGTGAGCGACACGCGCATCCGCCTCGTCATCGCAGACGACCATGCCATGGTGCGTGAAGGGCTGCGCACCATGCTCGCCCATCACCCCTCCATCGAGGTGGTGGCCGAGGCAGATACCGGTGCCGCGGCCATTGCCGCGGTCGAACGCCATCGCCCGGACGTGATCCTGCTCGACATCCGCCTGCCTGATGCGACCGGACTCGAGGTCTGCCGGAAGCTGAACGAGCAGCACCCCAGGGTCAATGTCGTGATGCTCACCGTCTACGAAGACGAGCACTACGTGCTTGAAGCCCTGCGCGCCGGGGCGAAGGGATATCTGCTCAAGAAGGTCACCGACGACGAGCTGACCCGGGTTCTCAAGTCGGTGTGTGCGGGCGAGATCGTCGTCGACCCGTCCCTGGCCAGCCAGATGGCGGTGCGAAGCGCCCAGGCCGCGCCGGCCGTGCGGCTCACCGAACGTGAGCGCGAGGTGCTCACCGCCATGGCCGATGGCCTCAGCAACGCGGCCATTGCCAGCCAGCTGGTCATCAGCGAGGAGACGGTGAAGACGCACGTGAAGTCGCTGCTGCGCAAGCTCGGCGCCCTCGACCGCACGCAGGCCGTGTCGCTGGCCCTGCGCAGCGGGCTCCTCCGATAGGTCCATCGGGAGCACGTCCGCCCCACCCAGAGGGAGAATCGCGCTACCACGCCGAAGTCCATGGGCCAACAACGAAGGGGTAGTTTCCAACCACAAAGGCCCCTGCCTCGCAAGCGCCAGGCGCGGGTGAGCACGGGAGAGCCCCTTCGTACAACCAGGAAGGCGTCAGCACGCTTGGCTCAGTTGGATA from Pseudomonadota bacterium carries:
- a CDS encoding DNA-binding response regulator gives rise to the protein MVREGLRTMLAHHPSIEVVAEADTGAAAIAAVERHRPDVILLDIRLPDATGLEVCRKLNEQHPRVNVVMLTVYEDEHYVLEALRAGAKGYLLKKVTDDELTRVLKSVCAGEIVVDPSLASQMAVRSAQAAPAVRLTEREREVLTAMADGLSNAAIASQLVISEETVKTHVKSLLRKLGALDRTQAVSLALRSGLLR